Proteins encoded within one genomic window of Anopheles gambiae chromosome 3, idAnoGambNW_F1_1, whole genome shotgun sequence:
- the LOC1275482 gene encoding homocysteine-responsive endoplasmic reticulum-resident ubiquitin-like domain member 2 protein isoform X1, giving the protein MDVTLIVKASNQQCEDLTIKCEPSWTIRRLKGHLTEVYPGKPSTDEQKLIYSGQLLGDSVVLKDVLRQYDGQQAHTVHLVFTPKNSYYGGSSSSSGSKSNSNSSTKMASNAASSSSSSSTAASAGSSGTSSTSTSTSGPGVSYGQSSREGVGETTLGDGASGDGLRHRGVSQPGSAPRANPRPSQFVEQTAALQAYMHTYMQCLNQYVNLINEQANVNAVQSGGALPGTAGNATPSTTTPTAYPLSGAQPPFPNVPFMPMVQPTTIPGAFPNLAYYPCMATAPYASGFPSSGNIPATAAAAASSPAGTGASNFLPTTPGLPMPTGQQTPTTAPIAAGASATAGGEAGDGTATAPGTSGGEVVATAAAEQQGAAGGAPQDGGQAGAGAPARARRFPNIVVEEQENNDWLDVFFSMCRVGILITVIYLYSSPIRCLTVLFIGVMLYLKKHLDRYYQADRRTPRVPPVAQDAAPAREQQEPVAGQPNHNNVPEQNAEQLPAHEPAAAAGTSGTESATKRETSEAGPSSSRNSQEASTSGRTVVPRPRTGPLSQNAEATAAPVTEQDQHQQEAAQAASVASDEHGTAEQPAAEGQRMTFNDMTSFLGTLVITFFTSIIPDTPAA; this is encoded by the exons AGCACCGATGAACAGAAGCTGATCTACTCTGGCCAGCTGCTGGGCGATAGCGTGGTCCTGAAAGACGTCCTGCGCCAGTACGATGGACAGCAGGCCCACACGGTGCATTTAGTTTTCACGCCAAAGAACAGCTACTACGgtgggagcagcagcagcagcggcagtaaATCGAACAGCAACAGTAGCACCAAAATGGCTTCGAAcgctgccagcagcagcagcagcagcagcacggcagcGTCCGCCGGTTCGAGTGGCACTTCCAGCACTTCGACCAGCACCTCGGGTCCGGGCGTATCGTACGGGCAAAGTTCACGTGAAGGTGTGGGAGAAACGACGCTGGGCGACGGTGCGAGTGGCGATGGTCTACGTCATCGGGGGGTATCGCAGCCGGGCAGCGCGCCACGGGCTAATCCGCGACCGTCACAGTTTGTGGAGCAAACGGCCGCACTGCAGGCGTACATGCACACCTACATGCAGTGTTTGAATCAATATGTTAACCT CATCAATGAGCAAGCGAATGTAAATGCGGTGCAGTCGGGCGGTGCTCTACCAGGCACGGCCGGAAATGCCACACCATCGACGACGACTCCGACCGCATATCCCCTTTCCGGTGCGCAACCACCGTTcccgaacgttccgttcatgcCGATGGTACAGCCAACGACGATACCGGGCGCCTTCCCCAATCTTGCCTACTATCCCTGCATGGCGACGGCCCCGTATGCCAGCGGGTTCCCTTCGTCCGGCAACATTCcagccactgctgctgctgccgcttccAGTCCGGCCGGCACTGGGGCAAGCAATTTCCTACCCACCACTCCCGGGCTGCCGATGCCCACCGGCCAGCAAACTCCCACCACGGCCCCGATTGCTGCCGGAGCGTCGGCTACAGCGGGAGGAGAGGCGGGCGACGGTACGGCCACGGCGCCGGGCACGAGCGGTGGCGAGGTGGTAGCGACGGCGGCTGCCGAACAGCAGGGAGCGGCAGGAGGTGCGccgcaggacggtggacaggctggtgctggtgcccCGGCCCGTGCCCGCCGCTTCCCCAACATTGTCGTGGAGGAGCAGGAAAACAATGACTGGCTGGATGTGTTCTTCAGCATGTGCCGGGTTGGGATTTTGATCACCGTGATATACCTGTACTCGTCGCCGATACGATGCCTAACGGTTCTCTTCATCGGTGTGATGTTGTATCT CAAAAAGCATCTGGATCGTTACTATCAGGCCGACAGACGTACGCCCCGGGTGCCGCCGGTAGCACAGGATGCGGCCCCGGCCAGAGAGCAACAGGAACCGGTGGCCGGCCAGCCAAACCATAACAACGTACCTGAGCAGAACGCGGAACAGCTGCCGGCACACGAGCCCGCTGCTGCGGCGGGCACGTCCGGTACGGAGAGCGCTACCAAGCGGGAAACCAGTGAGGCAGGTCCTTCCTCATCGCGCAACAGCCAAGAAGCTTCTACCAGTGGCCGTACAGTGGTGCCCCGCCCCCGCACTGGTCCACTGAGCCAAAACGCGGAAGCAACCGCCGCCCCCGTGACGGAGCAggaccagcaccagcaggagGCAGCACAAGCGGCGAGCGTAGCGAGCGATGAGCACGGTACGGCGGAGCAGCCCGCTGCCGAGGGCCAACGGATGACGTTCAACGATATGACGTCCTTCCTCGGCACGCTGGTGATAACGTTCTTTA
- the LOC1275482 gene encoding mucin-19 isoform X2 — protein sequence MASNAASSSSSSSTAASAGSSGTSSTSTSTSGPGVSYGQSSREGVGETTLGDGASGDGLRHRGVSQPGSAPRANPRPSQFVEQTAALQAYMHTYMQCLNQYVNLINEQANVNAVQSGGALPGTAGNATPSTTTPTAYPLSGAQPPFPNVPFMPMVQPTTIPGAFPNLAYYPCMATAPYASGFPSSGNIPATAAAAASSPAGTGASNFLPTTPGLPMPTGQQTPTTAPIAAGASATAGGEAGDGTATAPGTSGGEVVATAAAEQQGAAGGAPQDGGQAGAGAPARARRFPNIVVEEQENNDWLDVFFSMCRVGILITVIYLYSSPIRCLTVLFIGVMLYLKKHLDRYYQADRRTPRVPPVAQDAAPAREQQEPVAGQPNHNNVPEQNAEQLPAHEPAAAAGTSGTESATKRETSEAGPSSSRNSQEASTSGRTVVPRPRTGPLSQNAEATAAPVTEQDQHQQEAAQAASVASDEHGTAEQPAAEGQRMTFNDMTSFLGTLVITFFTSIIPDTPAA from the exons ATGGCTTCGAAcgctgccagcagcagcagcagcagcagcacggcagcGTCCGCCGGTTCGAGTGGCACTTCCAGCACTTCGACCAGCACCTCGGGTCCGGGCGTATCGTACGGGCAAAGTTCACGTGAAGGTGTGGGAGAAACGACGCTGGGCGACGGTGCGAGTGGCGATGGTCTACGTCATCGGGGGGTATCGCAGCCGGGCAGCGCGCCACGGGCTAATCCGCGACCGTCACAGTTTGTGGAGCAAACGGCCGCACTGCAGGCGTACATGCACACCTACATGCAGTGTTTGAATCAATATGTTAACCT CATCAATGAGCAAGCGAATGTAAATGCGGTGCAGTCGGGCGGTGCTCTACCAGGCACGGCCGGAAATGCCACACCATCGACGACGACTCCGACCGCATATCCCCTTTCCGGTGCGCAACCACCGTTcccgaacgttccgttcatgcCGATGGTACAGCCAACGACGATACCGGGCGCCTTCCCCAATCTTGCCTACTATCCCTGCATGGCGACGGCCCCGTATGCCAGCGGGTTCCCTTCGTCCGGCAACATTCcagccactgctgctgctgccgcttccAGTCCGGCCGGCACTGGGGCAAGCAATTTCCTACCCACCACTCCCGGGCTGCCGATGCCCACCGGCCAGCAAACTCCCACCACGGCCCCGATTGCTGCCGGAGCGTCGGCTACAGCGGGAGGAGAGGCGGGCGACGGTACGGCCACGGCGCCGGGCACGAGCGGTGGCGAGGTGGTAGCGACGGCGGCTGCCGAACAGCAGGGAGCGGCAGGAGGTGCGccgcaggacggtggacaggctggtgctggtgcccCGGCCCGTGCCCGCCGCTTCCCCAACATTGTCGTGGAGGAGCAGGAAAACAATGACTGGCTGGATGTGTTCTTCAGCATGTGCCGGGTTGGGATTTTGATCACCGTGATATACCTGTACTCGTCGCCGATACGATGCCTAACGGTTCTCTTCATCGGTGTGATGTTGTATCT CAAAAAGCATCTGGATCGTTACTATCAGGCCGACAGACGTACGCCCCGGGTGCCGCCGGTAGCACAGGATGCGGCCCCGGCCAGAGAGCAACAGGAACCGGTGGCCGGCCAGCCAAACCATAACAACGTACCTGAGCAGAACGCGGAACAGCTGCCGGCACACGAGCCCGCTGCTGCGGCGGGCACGTCCGGTACGGAGAGCGCTACCAAGCGGGAAACCAGTGAGGCAGGTCCTTCCTCATCGCGCAACAGCCAAGAAGCTTCTACCAGTGGCCGTACAGTGGTGCCCCGCCCCCGCACTGGTCCACTGAGCCAAAACGCGGAAGCAACCGCCGCCCCCGTGACGGAGCAggaccagcaccagcaggagGCAGCACAAGCGGCGAGCGTAGCGAGCGATGAGCACGGTACGGCGGAGCAGCCCGCTGCCGAGGGCCAACGGATGACGTTCAACGATATGACGTCCTTCCTCGGCACGCTGGTGATAACGTTCTTTA